DNA from Mesorhizobium loti R88b:
GCCGAGAACGAAATCCATCAGACCGAGATTAAGGGCGACAAAGACCGCCACGACCAGCAGGCCCGCGCCAACTATGAAAATGACCCGGCGATAACGTCTCGGCAGTAGCTTGGTGATGGCGAGAAGGGCCACCAGCGCCAGCACCGCAGGGATCGAGGCCATCGACGTGGCGGAATGGGAGAGCGCCAGAAGATACGTCGACAAGATCACGACAGGCAAAGCCAGGATCAGGCTCAGCCGGCCGCGCCGGTAAAAGGCAAGGTATACCACGCTGAAATAGATACCCAGCGAGGCGACAAAGCCGATCTGGTTCTTGGAGGCAAACGCGCCGACGAAACTATAGCTGCCGTCGAGAACGTCCTCGGAATAGGCCCCTACCTTGAGCGAGTAGAGCATGACGACGAATATGCCGATCAGCGCGCCCAGCGTCAGAGTACGCACGCTGACGGTGCGCGCCGCGACATAGGCACAGGCAATGTGGGAAAGATACTGGATCGCGGTTCTGGCGGTGACGCCGGGTGCCTGCGACCAGAAGACGGAGAAGCAGATATAGGCCGCGAACAGCAGCGGCAGCCAGGCGCTGGACAGTTGCCTCAGGAAGCGCCGGTAGTCGACCAGTATCAGCGGAAGCCAGACGGCGTAGTAGGCCAGGATCAGCACCTGGCCGAAAATGACGGAGTAGGAGAACGCCCAGATCGAGACGGCCACGGCAAATGCGCCATAGACCGAGTTTTTCTCGGGATCGACCAGCAATGACTTTGGAATCTTCATCTCAGAGTCCCGTCGACGCGACCCAGGGCCGGCAAGCCAGGCAGGCCGCAAGCCGGCCGGCATATCCGCAAACAGGGGCGTGCAATAAGGGGCATCTCCATTGTGCAGTGCAATATAACCTATCGCACCGCATGCTCAATGGCAAATCCGGTCACCTTGTCTTACACTAGAGCAGTTCGCCGTCGGCAAACCGCTCTAACTCTTTGTTTTGACGCGATTCCGAACGGGAAACCGTTCACACTTTTCCTGGGATTGCTCTAGCGAACGGGGAGGAATCAGCCGGTAGCCCACCCAGTACGCCCGCCCGGATCAGGCGAGGAGAACACACTACCACAGGGCCCCGCCGGTGATCTGTATGTTTTCCATGGTGATGCCTTTGGCGAGATCCGAGCACAGGAATACCGCCAGAGCGGCGATCTCCTGCGGCTGCAGCATACGCTGCTGCGGATTGCCTTTGGCGATCTCGGCCATCGCTTCCTGGGCGCTGCGGCCCTTGCCCTCGCGCTCGACGACTTGCGCCACATTGCGGCGCATCAGTTCGGTCTCGACCCAGGTCGGGCTGATCATGACGCAGGTGACGCCGTGTGCGGCCCCTTCCAGAGCCACGCAGCGGGTGAGGCCGAGAAGTCCGGCCTTGGAGGCGCAATAGGCGGGGTTATCCTTCCAGCCGACGGAAGCGGCGGTCGAGCCGATGTTGACGATGCGCCCCCAACCGCGCTCGATCATGCCGGGAAGCACGGCACGGGTAGCGCGGAATGCGCCGGTCAGGTTGGTGTCTACGATCTTGTCCCACAGCGAATCGGAATGGCCGCAGACCGGCTGCTCGGCGGTGGTGCCGGCGGCGTTGACCAGTATGTCGGCAGCGCCGACAGCGGCTTCGGCTTCGGCCACGAAAAGGTTGGTGATCTCACTGTCACGGACATCGAGATGAGCAGCGTGAACCCTCGTGCCGTGGGCCGCGAGAGCTGCGCGAACCCGCTCGATCTCGTCAGCGCCGGGATAGTAGGCGGCATCGGATTTGTCGGCCCCGGCGGGGGCAATGTAGGAGCCGACGGCGACATTGACGCCGGCCTGCGCCAGGGCCGCGGCAATGGCGAAGCCCATGCCGGAAAACCCGCCGGTGACGATCGCGCTGCGGCCGGAAAGATTTGTCATGTGGCCAGTCTCCGATGCCTACGTCCGACACGCTATTCATAGGCCGGTGCCGGCAAAGAACGCTACCTTGCCGGCGACGCGGTTCACAAGATCAGCTTCCTACAGTGGTTTGCCCAGCCATTCGCGATAGAAGCCTTCGAGATCGGGTTCGAAATCATGCACGATGGGGTAGCCGGGGGCCGCCGCCTCCACCTCGTGCATGGTGCCGCATTCCGGGCAGATAAACTCGCGGATCTCCATCCACTGCGGATCGGGGATATCGCTGTTCGGGTAGATCTCGCGCAACGCTTCCTCGGTGTTGCGCACGATGATCGCGGCCTTGAGCTTCCAGTTCTTGCGGTAGTCGCCGAAGGAGTGGCCGCATTCGCAGCGGGTGATCCGCTCGTCGCCGCTTTGGCAGATGAACAAATGATCCGAGACCGGCAGCAGGATCGGGTCTTTCCAGGCGACGCGGTCCTGATAGACGGCGACCATCTTGAAGAAGCGGTCATCGTCCTTGTAGGCGCTCATGATGCGCCGCGTCTGCGGCCAGGGCAGCTGGCCAGCGGCGAGATCGGCAAGGACTTCCTTGCTGTACGAGGTCATGGCTTTGCTCCCGGCATGAAGATCGATTTGGCGTCGACCTTCCAGAAATCACTGAAATCTTTGGTGAAGCGCGAGGAAAGCTTGATCGCGCTGGCGTACATCTTCTTCACCTCGGGGGCGAAGTCAGCCTTCTCGACCCGGCCGCGTTCGGCTTCGATCCAGTCCGAAACGGGGATCGCCTTGGCCAGACGCTGCTTGCGCATGGCGGCCCGACGTTTAATCGTGGCGTCGATATCGGCAACCGGATAGCCCTCGGCATCGTCCTTCAGAATGATGCCGAAAACCTGGTCGGCCGCCTGGCGGGTGAGAAAACCGTTCTCGACGTCCCATGCCGTCTTGATCGGATCGCGTTCCAGCACGTCGCCATAACCGCCGCCGCCATTGTAGGAATGGCTGAAGATGTCGCCGGATTTGTGCGGCGCGGTGATGTAGGGGCCTTCGACCACGACATGGTCACCGCCGATATTCTTCTCATAGTCGGAGACGTCAGGGGCGATGCCGGGCGCATGCGCCAGCGGTTCACCCTTGGCCGCCAGTTCGTGGATGTTGGAGTTGCGCACCGCGCGATGTTTTTGGCAGGTCGGCGCGGGATAACCGCCGCACATGCCGCCATTGTCGAACACGCGCGAGGAATGCTCCGATGTGTGGAGCCGCAGATGCGAGGTCTTGTTGATCAGCCAGGTCGAGACGAAGGAACAGCCGCCGCGATATTTGCCGGCGCCGCCCGAATTGGGGACGATCGAGCGGCCGATATAGACCATCGGCATCGACTGTTCCCAGACCTCGATGTTGCCCATGTCGGATTCCGGATTCCAGCCGACATAGGCGGTGTCGAGGCCATCGGCGATGGCCAGCGCGCCGGAGCCAGCGGCGGCGCATTCAAAATGCGCCATGCCGAACGGCGTACCGTACTGGCTTTCGCCACCCATCTCGATCATCGGGCTGTTGACCTGGCCGACGAAGGCCTCCTCGACGAAGCCACGCGCCACGAAGCCGCGAGACAAAAGCCGCTGGAAGACGCCATAGGCCGGCAGCAGCAGTGCCCATGAGGTGGCGGTCGCAACCATCTCATTGTCCGGGTTGGTCCAGGTGCCGTGCGGCAATTTCAGCTCGGTCGCCATCCAGGCGCCGTCATTGACCAGGCCTTCGAAATTCATGTGCTGGGTCAAGGTGACAAACATGCCGCCATCCATGCCGGCCGGCGTGCAGTTCATCGAATGGTAGCCCCAGGGCTGCGTGCCCTCGAAGTCCATGGTGATCTTACCGTCGGTGGTGATCTCCATCTCGATCGGGATGTTGTAGAGCCAATCGGGATCGCCGAGCAGCTGGAAGCCAGGTTTGCCGGCCGTAACGTGGCCGTAGAAAGTGTGGCCGCGATAGATGCCGGGAACGGTGAGCTGGCGGGTGCGGGCGAGCTGGGCGCGGCGGCCTTCCTCGATGAATTCCTTCGACACCTTCATCCAGTAGTCGAGGCCGATCTCGGAGATCAGATGCTGGACGCTTTCGCGCATGTCGATGCAAGAGGCGACCTTAGCCTTTTCGTCGAGCACCCAGTAGATGGGCATGCGCAGATTGCGCTCGCAGCGGATGACGTAGTCGCGGCGGATCTCGTCATTCTCGCCGATCTTCTCGGCGCAGACGAACAGGCCTTCGGTGAAGCGCTCCTGAGCCAGGCAGACGTCGCCGCCAGGCGTGATGCCGCCGGCTTCCAGCTCGTGGCAGACCGCACCTGCCCAGCCGACCAGCGTGCCTTCATGGAAGATCGGCACCACGTCCATCACGTCGGGCACCTGCACCGTGCCGATGAAAGCGTCATTGTTGGCGAAGATGTCGCCTTCGCGGATCTTCGGGTTTTCCTCGTAATTGTTCTTGATCATCCACTTGATGAAGCGGCTCATCGTGTGGACGTGCACCATGATGCCGTTGGACAGCGCAATGGCGTCGCCTTCGGGGGTGTAGATGGCGACCACCATCTCGCCGACCTCACGCACGCCGGGCGATGCCGAGATGCGACGCGCCATTTCGCGGGCCGAGACGCAATAGGCGCGCAGCTTGGTGTGCAGCGTCTCGAATTTCAGCGGGTCCTGGTTGCGCAGCGTGAGCTCGGTGATGCCATCATAGCAGCCGGTCTCTTCCATGAGCCGCTCGGAATCGAGCAGTCTTTCGCGAAGGCGCAGGGCCGAAGCAGGTTTGTCCAACATGGCGATCGCCCTCTCAAGCGTGGGTGTAATGCAGCAGCGTCCACTCATCGACATGGACACGGTCCTGCGGATGAACGACGAGCGTGGTGGCGGGATGTTCGATGATGGCCGGGCCGATCACTTCATGGCCGGGCTGCAGCAGATCCATCTCGTAGAGATTGGCCTTGTGCCAGCGCCCGCCAATATAGGCCTCGCGCACGCCCTTGTGGGCGGCTGCCGGGTCGGACTTGCCGAGCGGCCGCTTGAGCAGCACTGGCTTGACCTTGTCGGCGGTGGCGATGAGGCCAAGCTCGGTGATGGTGAAGCCGGCCTCGCCATAACGCGACACGCGATGATTGACCTTGGCGTAGACAGCTTCGAACTCGTCAATGACCTTGCGCATATCGTCGGCGGAGTTGACCTCGGCGAGCGGCGCCATGACTTCGACATCCTCGAGCTGGCCGGTGTAGCGCATCATCAGGAACGGCACGGTCTTGATCTTGTCCCTGCTATGGCCGTCGGTGATCATCTCGTCGACCGCTGCTTTGGTCAGATCGTTCCAGACCGTGGTGACCTTTTTTCCGAAGGCGAGCAGTTCGTCATCGCTGGCCCGGGCGCCGATGTCGTGCTGCGTCGACACCGAATGGCGGCGCATGAAATCGGCGGTGGTGCAACCGAAGGCCGAGAAGGCGGCGGCGAACTGGAAGGTGATGATGTCCTTGAAGCCGATGCCCCTGGAGCAGCCGGCAAGATGCAGCGGACCGGAGCCACCATAGGAGAGCAGGGTGAATTCCGAGGGGTGGATGCCCTGGCCGGAGATGACGCGGCGCAGTGCGTTGTTGGCGTCGGCCTCCAGCATCTCGATCATGCCCTCGGCAGCCTCCTCGACCCCAACGCCAAGGATGCTGGAGCACTTTTCTTCAAAGGCCTTGCGCGCCTTTTCGACCTGCAGGACGACCTTGCCGCCGAGGAAATAATACGGGTTCAGGCGGCCGAGAATGGCGTCGCAATCGGCGATGGTGGGTTCGGTGCCGCCCTTGGCGAAGCAGATCGGGCCGGGGTCGGAGCCAGCGCTTTCCGGTCCGAGCGAGACCTTCTTGGTCAGCGGGTCGACCTTGAGGATCATGCCGGCGCCGGCGCCAATCGTGTCGAGGTGCAGCGTCGGCACGTTGAGCTTGAAACGGTCCATCAACGGCTCGTTCTCGATCCGCGTCTGGCCGCGCGAGATGACGCCCATGTCGAAGGAAGTACCACCCATGTCCGAACAGATCAGCGAGTCGTTGCCGATCAGCTTGCCGACATAGGCCGCCCCAAGGATGCCGCCGATCGGGCCGGAGATCATGGTTTCGTGCAGGCGCGGATGGTTGATCGAGGTCAGGCCGCCGAAGGAAAGCAGCGTTTGCACGCCGTATTTGAAGCCGTATTTCTTCGAGACGTCCTCGATACCCCTAAGCTGCTTGCGGCCGCGCGAGGTGGCGTAGGCCTCGATCAGCACCGAGTTCAGCCGCGACTGTTCGCGGATGACGGGACGGACTTCGTGGCTGGTGTAGACTGATATCTCGGCGCCGGCCTTGGCGATCTCCTCGCGGCAGATATCGGCAATGCGCTTCTCGTGCACCGGATTGACGTGCGAGAAGATCGTCATGATGCAGATCGCCTCGACCTTGTCGGCGATCAGCTTTTTGGCGGCGGCTGCGACTTCATGTTCGTAGAGCGGCAGCACGATGTCGCCGAACTGGTCGATGCGCTCGGTGACACCGTGGGTGCGGCGGCGCGGCACCAGCGGATCGGGATGATGATGGGTGACCGCATGCATCCGGTCGGCATAGGAATAGTCGGCCCAGGCCTGCAAGCCGCGGCCCATCAGGATCATGTCCTCCAGGCCCTTGGTGGTGATCAGACCGAGGCGACGGCCGGTGCGCGACAGCAGCGTGTTGAGCATGCCGGTGCCGGAATAGAGCACGACGTTGACGCCGGAGAAGAGTGACTCCAGCGAGATGCCCCAGGCATCGGCCGCGTCTTCGGCCGAGGCGAGGAAGCCTTCGGCCTCGTTCTTCGGCGTGGTCGCCGACTTGCCGATCTTGAAGTGGCCGTCCTGATCGACAAGGATCGTGTCGGTCATGGTGCCGCCGGCGTCGATACCGATCACGATCGGATTGCCGATTATCGGGGCAGAGGGATTGGGTTGGGTCACGGTCGCCTCGGTATCTGGTCTAGGATGGAGCTAGGCTAGATTCGAGAGGCGGCTTCGCGCCATATGCCTAAAGACACAATGACGGTCAGGCCGGGATCGCCGAGAAGAGGGCATGCGCATGGGCACTATCTGGGCGCCGCTCGCCAAGGCGATCGCCGCGACCGGCACGGACAGGCATGTCGACTGCCTGATCGACCTGATCGGCGGGGATATCGAGCATGACCTCGTCACGGTGACGCGCTATTCGGCGACGCAGACGCCGGAATTCGTCAAGCACCGGCGCTTCTCGGACGAAATGGTCCGGCTCTACCTCGACAATTATTATGTCTTCGACCCGTTCTATGCCTCGTGGCGGCGCGAACGCAGGCTCGGCATCATGCCGCTGAAACGGCTTGCCGACGACGAGGCCAAGCGCGGCCAATACATAGCCGGCTTCCTGGCGCAGTCGGAGATCTGTGACGAGGTCGGCATCATGCTGGCCGATGGCGGCGACTGGTGCCTGGGCATCTTCCTCGACCGCTCGACCGCTTCCTTCAGGGACAGCGAGATCGCTCAATTGGAAGAACGGTTGCCGGTATTCGAGGCCTTGCACGCACTCGATATTACCGCGCGGGGGGCTGAGTTCTCCCGCACGTCGGCGCCAACCGCCCCCGGCGCCTCGCCCCGGCAGGAGCCGACGATCCCGGCAAGCCTGTGGCCGGAACTGTCGCTGCGCGAACGGGAACTGGTGCAACTGATCCTCGCCGGTCACCCGACAGCCAACATCGCCGAGCGTCTCGGCATCACCGTCGGAACGGTCAAGAACCATCGCCGGCGCATCTACGAGAAGCTCGACATCACCACCGAGCGGGAACTGTTCCTGCAGTTTTTCCAGCATCGGGCGGACCGGTAGCCGCGGTTCGGACAGCCGAGCGGTTTACCGTTCTTTCCGGCTGCAGATTAGAGCTCATTCTCCCAATTGGCGCCGCCATAGAACACACGCAAAATCACCACTTGGTCGGATTGCACCGTAAAGGTCACCGTCACGCGGCGCTCGAAGCCGATGACCCGAAGCCCTGGCCGCAGATCGTCACGGCGTGTTCCGCGCTCCGATGCGTGGTCAAGCCCCTGGCAATGAACTTCGATCCGCTCGATATAGCGCATGGCCGTGGCGTTGCCGGCCGCCGACGCAATGGTATCATATATCCAACGAAGGTCCGCCAACGCTTCCGGCGACAGAACAACATGCCGGCGCTTCACATATCCCTCTTGATCCGGGCAGCGTGATGGGCGCGGATGCTGTCAAAACCCTTGTCGGCTGGGATTACCTGGGAAGGATCTGCCTTCCATCTGTCATAGGTCGGCACGACTTCCTCGCGCAACCAGCGCTCTACAGCCGCGTCGCGCTCTTGCAGGGCACGAAGCCCGGCGCGGATCACTTCGCTGCTAGTCGCATAGGTTCCTGATTCAACGAGACGGTCGATGAAAGCAGCCTGTTCCGTTGGCAGGCTGAAGGTGCGTTTTTCGGTGGCGGCCATGATTTCTCCTAACAGATCGGTGTGATAATATCATACCATAGCCGGATCGCACCTGAAATCTGACGCACGTCGTCCGGCGAGGTTACAAACATGCTCGCCGCGTTGAAGGGCAAAGTGCACGTTCATCCGGCATTCGGTTTCAAGACCAGATGACCTGCTGATCGTCTCAAAATTCCACTTGCGGAACGCCGCCATCCCAGCTTAGTCTCGGCTTCGTGCGGAAAATGAAATTTAATTCCATTTACCTGCGAACCCCGGAAGCCAGTGTCATGTCCAGAAAATCCCCTGACACAATCGACTGAGAAAATATTTGATATATCATCTACCAGAATGGAACTAAGGGTAATGGTCCAGCAGACATCGATCCAGCCATCCGCGCCCTGGTTGCGGCTCGACGTCGATGATTCCGACTGGAACGCAGCCGAGGTGTCGAGCCTCGTGCGCTGGTATCACCAGATGCTGCTGATCCGCCGTTTCGAGGAGAAGGTGCTCGACCTTGCCAATGCCGGTCTGGTGCACGGGCCTGCACACGCCAGTATCGGACAGGAGGCGACTGCGGTCGGCGCCATGTCGATGCTCGGCACCGGCGACCGCATCAACGGCACCCACCGCGCCCATCACCAGGTGTTGGCCAAGCTGGTCAACGCGCAAACACCAGCCGGTTTCGATCCGCTTCACGACGCTTTCAATCCGGACATGCAGGGTTCGGTGCGCGGGCTGATGGCCGAGATCATGGGTCTCAACGCAGGCTATTGCGGCGGCCGTGGCGGCTCGATGCATATGCGCGACGACGCCTCCGGCATTCCCGGCACCAGCGCCATCATCGGCGGCAACCTGCCGCATGCGGCCGGTTATGCATTGGCCGACAAACTGCTTGGCACCGGCAACATCTCGATCGCCTTCTTCGGCGACGGCACGATGATGGCCGGGCCGGCCTATGAAGCGATGAACATTGCGGCCCTGTACCGGCTGCCGGTGATCTTCTTTGCCGAGAACAATTTTTATGCCGTTTCCACCCATGTCAACGAACAGACGCGCGAGACGCGGCTGGCGTCGCGCGGTCCGATGCTGGGTTTTCGCGGCATCGAATGCGACGGCATGGACGTGGTGGCTGTCCATCACGCCATGCGCGAGGCGCGCCGGACGATCGAGGAGGATGGCGGCCCGGTTCTGATCGAGGCGCTCTGCTACCGCTTCCTGCACCAGAGCGGCGCGCGGCCGGGCAGCGAGTTCGGCTATCGCACGCGCGCCGAAGAAGACGCCTGGAAGGCACGCGATCCGCTGACGACGATGGCGGCGCGGCTGAAGACGATGGGCGTCCTCGATGCCGCCGATCTCGCCACGCTGGATCAGCGCGTCATGGATGTGGTCAACAACGCCGCCGACTCGCTGACCGAGATGAGCGGCAATGCGCTGCGCATTCCCGACCATCTGTGGCCGGACGCGGCAGAAGTTGACAACCAGATCCGCGGTGACCTGTCAGAACTAAAGGACGAGCGCTTCCTTGAAATCGAGGACGTGCCGCCGGCCGAGACCAGGCCGGTCAAGTTCATGGTTGCCGCATCGGAAGTCATCGCGCGCGCCATGGAACAGGACCCGCGTATCATCATCATGGGCGAGGATGTGCATCGGCTGCGCGGCGGCGTCTCGGGCGCCACCAAGGGCGCGCTGGAGCGGTGGCCGGAGCGCGTGCTGGCCATGCCGATCGCCGAAAATGGTTTTGTCGGCGTGGCGCTGGGTGCGGCCCTGTGCGGCTTGCGGCCGATTGTCGAGATCATGTTCGGCGATTTCTGCCTGGTCGCCGCCGACCAGCTGTTCAACGCGGTCAGCAAGGTGCGCCACATGTTCGGCGGCGGCTTTCCGGTGCCGATCGTGGTGCGGGTGCGCGTCTCGCCGCACACCGGCTACGGCTCGCAGCATTCGGGCGATCCATCCGGACTGTTCGCACTTTACCCCGGCTGGCGCATCGTCGCGCCGACGACGCCCTTCGACTATGTCGGGCTGATGAATTCGGCGCTGAAATGCGACGACCCCGTCGTCATCATCGAGCATGTCGAACTGTTCCCTAGCGAAGGCCCGGTTCCGACCGACGACCGCGACTATTGCGTGCGGCTGGGCAAGGCGAAAATCGTCAGGCCGGGCAGCGCCTGCACGCTGCTGACCAGCGCCAGCATGGTGTCCGTCGCCTGCCAAGTGGCCGAAGAGACCGGCGTCGATGCCGAGATCATCGATTTGCGCAGTCTCGACCCGACCGGGCTCGACTGGAAGCTGGTCGAGGCCTCGATTCGCAAGACCAACCGCGTCGCCATCGTCGAGCAGGTTCAGCGTGGGCTGTCGCTTGGCGGACGACTGACACAGGAGATTCAGGACCGCGTGTTCGACTATCTCGATCACGAAATCCTGCATGTGACGGGAAGCCTCTCGGCTCCCGTCGTATCGGCCCCGCTCAACCGTGCCGCACTGGGCGGCGCCGATAAGCTCAAGGCCGCGCTTTTATCCCTCACTGGCGTGAGCGGGTAGAGCGAACGCATTGCCACAACGATCCGACAAGAAAATGGGAGAACTGAAATGAATATCCTACCGAGAACAAAGACCAGGGCGACAATGCTGGCTGCCGTGCTTATGGCTACCAGCGCCTTTTGGGCGCCGTCGACCTTTGCGCAGGACGAGAAGCCGCTGGTCATCGCGCGCAACATCGACCTCAACTCGCTCGATCCGCACCGCGCCTTCTGCGACACCTGCCAGATCTACAATTCCAGCGTCTATGAATCGCTGCTGACGCTGGACAAGGACAACAAGCTGATCCCGCTGCTGGCTTCCAAGTGGGAAGGCAATGCCGACCAGACCAGCTTCACCTTCACGCTCGACCCGGCCGCGAAATTCTCGGACGGCTCTCCGGTCGAAGCCAAGGACGTGAAATGGTCGTGGGAACGGCTGAAGAACCTCAAGGGCAGCGCTTCATTCCTGATGGACAATGTCGCCTCGATCGAGACCCCGGACGCGCATACGGTTGTCGTCAAGATGGTGGCGCCGAGCTCCGAATTCCTCAACATCGCGGCCGCGCCCTATACGGCCGTCGTCAACAGCAAGGTCGCTTCCGAAGCCGGCGCCAAGGCCGGAGCGGATGCCTCGACCACGGACAATGCCGAAGCCTGGTTCCTGGCCCATTCGGCCGGCAGCGCACCGTTCGTACTCAAATCCTATGAGCCGAATTCGGAAGTTCGCCTGGTGCGCAACGACAAGTACTGGCGCACCGCGCCGGCGCTGAGCGAAATCGTCATCCGCCAGACCAAGGACGCGGTGGCGCAGGCGCAGATGCTGCAGAGCGGCACCGCCGACATTGCCATGCAAATCGACCCGGACACCGCCAAGACGATGACCGGCAGCGACGTGAAGATCGAGACGGTGCCGTCCTACAACTTCATCTATGTGGCCCTGTCGCCCGGCGCCAAAGCCAACAAGGTGCCGCTGACGCCCGACGTGCGCGAGGCGATCTCGCTTGCGCTTGACCGCCCCAGCATCCTCGACTTCACCATCGGCTCCGAGGGCCAACTGATCAGCGCGCCGATCCCGCTCGGCTTCCCCGGCGGCTCGGGCTTCGAGGCGCAGCCCTACGACCTCGACAAGGCGAAGGCGCTGCTGGCCAAGGCTGGCCATGCCGACGGTTTCGAGATGGAAGCGGCCTTCCCGGGCATGAACGTCTACGGCGTCGATCTCTCGCTGCTGATGCAGAAGGTCCAGCAGGATCTGGCCAAGGTCAACATCAAGCTCGACCTGCAGCCGATCCCCTTTGCCAACTGGCGCGAGCGCGTCAATGGCGACGGCATCCCGATGACCGCCGTGTTCTACGCGCCGGACTATTACGGCACATCGCAGTACGTCGATTATTTCGCCATGACCAAGGGCACCCCATGGTCGCGGCGCGCCGGCGCGGAACGTGACCCATCGGTGATCAACCCGAAGGAAGCGGATATCTACAAGGCAGCGCTGGCCGCGAGCGGCGACGAAGCCGCCAAGCTCTGGCACCAGGCTGGCGAGGAAATGATCAAGGACAGGATCATCCTGCCTCTGGTCAGCCCGAACCTGATCCTGGCCTACAAATCCGACGTCAAGGGCGTGCGTTACAGCGCCTGCTGCAACCTGCCGCTGGCGGAACTGAGCCACTGAGCAAACAGAGGACGAGGAGGCGGAAAGCCGCCTCCCCGTCCTCCCACTGTGGAAGGTCGGAAAATCCCGTTCTTCCAGCACTCAAAATCAGTATATGATATATCAATGTGCGGAGGCTTCGCCATGCCCACCCTGATCAACTCCAAGGACCAATTGCTGCGCGAGCGCGCGGCCGCGGTCATTCCGGG
Protein-coding regions in this window:
- a CDS encoding type II toxin-antitoxin system RelE/ParE family toxin translates to MKRRHVVLSPEALADLRWIYDTIASAAGNATAMRYIERIEVHCQGLDHASERGTRRDDLRPGLRVIGFERRVTVTFTVQSDQVVILRVFYGGANWENEL
- a CDS encoding helix-turn-helix transcriptional regulator, with the translated sequence MRMGTIWAPLAKAIAATGTDRHVDCLIDLIGGDIEHDLVTVTRYSATQTPEFVKHRRFSDEMVRLYLDNYYVFDPFYASWRRERRLGIMPLKRLADDEAKRGQYIAGFLAQSEICDEVGIMLADGGDWCLGIFLDRSTASFRDSEIAQLEERLPVFEALHALDITARGAEFSRTSAPTAPGASPRQEPTIPASLWPELSLRERELVQLILAGHPTANIAERLGITVGTVKNHRRRIYEKLDITTERELFLQFFQHRADR
- a CDS encoding hydantoinase/oxoprolinase family protein, yielding MGNPIVIGIDAGGTMTDTILVDQDGHFKIGKSATTPKNEAEGFLASAEDAADAWGISLESLFSGVNVVLYSGTGMLNTLLSRTGRRLGLITTKGLEDMILMGRGLQAWADYSYADRMHAVTHHHPDPLVPRRRTHGVTERIDQFGDIVLPLYEHEVAAAAKKLIADKVEAICIMTIFSHVNPVHEKRIADICREEIAKAGAEISVYTSHEVRPVIREQSRLNSVLIEAYATSRGRKQLRGIEDVSKKYGFKYGVQTLLSFGGLTSINHPRLHETMISGPIGGILGAAYVGKLIGNDSLICSDMGGTSFDMGVISRGQTRIENEPLMDRFKLNVPTLHLDTIGAGAGMILKVDPLTKKVSLGPESAGSDPGPICFAKGGTEPTIADCDAILGRLNPYYFLGGKVVLQVEKARKAFEEKCSSILGVGVEEAAEGMIEMLEADANNALRRVISGQGIHPSEFTLLSYGGSGPLHLAGCSRGIGFKDIITFQFAAAFSAFGCTTADFMRRHSVSTQHDIGARASDDELLAFGKKVTTVWNDLTKAAVDEMITDGHSRDKIKTVPFLMMRYTGQLEDVEVMAPLAEVNSADDMRKVIDEFEAVYAKVNHRVSRYGEAGFTITELGLIATADKVKPVLLKRPLGKSDPAAAHKGVREAYIGGRWHKANLYEMDLLQPGHEVIGPAIIEHPATTLVVHPQDRVHVDEWTLLHYTHA
- a CDS encoding O-antigen ligase family protein, whose protein sequence is MKIPKSLLVDPEKNSVYGAFAVAVSIWAFSYSVIFGQVLILAYYAVWLPLILVDYRRFLRQLSSAWLPLLFAAYICFSVFWSQAPGVTARTAIQYLSHIACAYVAARTVSVRTLTLGALIGIFVVMLYSLKVGAYSEDVLDGSYSFVGAFASKNQIGFVASLGIYFSVVYLAFYRRGRLSLILALPVVILSTYLLALSHSATSMASIPAVLALVALLAITKLLPRRYRRVIFIVGAGLLVVAVFVALNLGLMDFVLGIFGKDSTLTGRTYLWDQGWTTAQRSPILGVGYGAYWVQGFAEAERLWNEFYITSRTGFHFHNTYIEALVELGFVGAVMISLIILRTLVGHVTAVIFRTWQTEPVILAGVMVLLVIRSFVEVDILNPYIMGSFLLYYSHFKLARVPVTRTRWARVGFMEPGGAEKSALPG
- a CDS encoding hydantoinase B/oxoprolinase family protein, with protein sequence MLDKPASALRLRERLLDSERLMEETGCYDGITELTLRNQDPLKFETLHTKLRAYCVSAREMARRISASPGVREVGEMVVAIYTPEGDAIALSNGIMVHVHTMSRFIKWMIKNNYEENPKIREGDIFANNDAFIGTVQVPDVMDVVPIFHEGTLVGWAGAVCHELEAGGITPGGDVCLAQERFTEGLFVCAEKIGENDEIRRDYVIRCERNLRMPIYWVLDEKAKVASCIDMRESVQHLISEIGLDYWMKVSKEFIEEGRRAQLARTRQLTVPGIYRGHTFYGHVTAGKPGFQLLGDPDWLYNIPIEMEITTDGKITMDFEGTQPWGYHSMNCTPAGMDGGMFVTLTQHMNFEGLVNDGAWMATELKLPHGTWTNPDNEMVATATSWALLLPAYGVFQRLLSRGFVARGFVEEAFVGQVNSPMIEMGGESQYGTPFGMAHFECAAAGSGALAIADGLDTAYVGWNPESDMGNIEVWEQSMPMVYIGRSIVPNSGGAGKYRGGCSFVSTWLINKTSHLRLHTSEHSSRVFDNGGMCGGYPAPTCQKHRAVRNSNIHELAAKGEPLAHAPGIAPDVSDYEKNIGGDHVVVEGPYITAPHKSGDIFSHSYNGGGGYGDVLERDPIKTAWDVENGFLTRQAADQVFGIILKDDAEGYPVADIDATIKRRAAMRKQRLAKAIPVSDWIEAERGRVEKADFAPEVKKMYASAIKLSSRFTKDFSDFWKVDAKSIFMPGAKP
- a CDS encoding SDR family NAD(P)-dependent oxidoreductase translates to MTNLSGRSAIVTGGFSGMGFAIAAALAQAGVNVAVGSYIAPAGADKSDAAYYPGADEIERVRAALAAHGTRVHAAHLDVRDSEITNLFVAEAEAAVGAADILVNAAGTTAEQPVCGHSDSLWDKIVDTNLTGAFRATRAVLPGMIERGWGRIVNIGSTAASVGWKDNPAYCASKAGLLGLTRCVALEGAAHGVTCVMISPTWVETELMRRNVAQVVEREGKGRSAQEAMAEIAKGNPQQRMLQPQEIAALAVFLCSDLAKGITMENIQITGGALW
- a CDS encoding type II toxin-antitoxin system ParD family antitoxin; the protein is MAATEKRTFSLPTEQAAFIDRLVESGTYATSSEVIRAGLRALQERDAAVERWLREEVVPTYDRWKADPSQVIPADKGFDSIRAHHAARIKRDM
- a CDS encoding acetone carboxylase subunit gamma is translated as MTSYSKEVLADLAAGQLPWPQTRRIMSAYKDDDRFFKMVAVYQDRVAWKDPILLPVSDHLFICQSGDERITRCECGHSFGDYRKNWKLKAAIIVRNTEEALREIYPNSDIPDPQWMEIREFICPECGTMHEVEAAAPGYPIVHDFEPDLEGFYREWLGKPL